The DNA sequence CTTCCAAGGTACTGCTCCAATTGTGTTAAAATACTCGCAAAATTTATCACgaattttttaacattttctgGGCAATTGCCACCTCTCAACGGTTCCAAATCGTCCATTTGATGGTTGGAATGACTGCCTGCAAATTAATTGTCTGCATCTGCTGAATCTCGCAAATATACTGCGCCATTCTTCTTCGACAAATAGTTGtgcaaatagcaacaacataGAACAATCACAGAAGCCTTCTCCGGCTTTAAAGGGATagtatttaaaagtattctAAATCTGTTGACCATAATGCCAAATGCATTTTCCACTATACGCCTAGCTCTTGCTTCATCAAATTTTGCGACAATGGAAAGGCGTCGTCCCCTTCTATGACATATGGCACTTCATATgaagtatttggtatttggcgAGGCTTCGGAATGAATAGCGATTGGTCATCGTTGCGCCTTTAATATTCCGATTGTGCAAATACACCAGCATCTGATGGCCTGCCATTTGCTCCAACTTccacacaaataaattcatattgtGCGTTTACTATCGCCATCAGGACAATGCTGAAcgtttttttataattaaaatacaatgaTCCTGATGATTTTCGTCTCTTAATATGCACATGGGATGGGATGGCTTTCATTCGTACAGAGTAAAGTTTCTGATTGCGGTCAACTTGGTGGCCGCCAGTGCGATCTCTGTCTACGAATGATTGCAAGTTGACACACAGCCTCCTCGTGGCACCTCCTGGGTAGCTATCTTAGCATCCGCTAGATAGCGAGCTAATGTGTGCAGCGAGTCATCCGGACGGTAAATGGTTGAGCGCAGGGTTTGGAACCCGCCTCGGAAAAAAGAAGCCCAAGGAAAACCAAAGCGAAAGCCTCGGAAAGGATCCCCCCTTATGTTGACGACCAccgcaaaatgaaaaaggaCTACGATTTAAGGATATGCACCTGGAATGTCCGAACCCTTAATTGGGAAGGTGCCTCTATCCAACTGGCGGATGCCCTCGAGAAATTAAAGGCTGACATTACCGCCATCCAGGAAATGAGATGGACAGGACAAGGTTGTTCCAAGCGAGCAAACTGTGATATTTACTACAGCTGCCATGCGGAGAGGCGCGAATTTGGATGCGGATTTGTAGTAAGCCGGAGACTTCGCCACCACGTCTCCAATTTCACCCCAGTGAGTGAACGGCTGGCTACAATCCGCGTCAAAGCTAGATTTTTTAATCTTAGCATAATTTGCGCGCACGCCCCGACGGAGGAGAAGGACGATGCTGTTAAGGATGCATTCTACGCGAGACTCGAGGACACATACGACCGCTGCCCAAACCACGACGTGAAGATCATCCTCGGGGACTTCAACGCAAAGATTGGGCGCGAACGCATCTTTGACCGCACCGTCGGTCAATTCAGCCTCCACGAGACCACCTCGAACAACGGTTTCAGGCTGATTGACTTCGCCACGGCGCGAAACATGGTAGTGAGTAGCACCAGATTTCGGCACCTCGACATCCACAAGGCCACATGGCTGTCCCCTGATCAGAAAACGCGAAACCAGATTGATCATGTTGTGATAGACGGAAGGCATGCCTCAAGCGTGATGGACGTGCGTACGTTCCGTGGAGTCAACATAGACTCGGACCACTATCTTGTCGCAGCCAAGATACGCATGCGGCTATGCCGAGCGAAAAACGTACGCCCCATCACGCAACGAAAGCTTGACGTCACTAGGCTGCGATCACAACGGACAGCAACAGCCTACTCCACTCACCTCTCGGACAGTGGTGTCATTTTTTTCTGAGCAAAAAAAGCTGGatcaacgaaaaaaaaaagctaaaaaaagcGGAATACCAGAGaaaaaaagttaagaaaaaaacTGATTTTTATAAGGCAATGTACTGCATGTTATTCACTAATAAACCCTCAGTTCCacttaacataaaatatatgggtaattctctaaCGGATATCAttacaaagaaaacaaaaaaaaaacaataatgtacaaaaattaagatctatattatatttaagatgTCGTCaatattatcatcatcatcagttgGATAAAATTTCTTGTCTTCAATTGTAGATAGGCAGCTGGGTGGTACATTATAGTTAAAACAGCACATATTGTGTCGACGCAGCCCGTACCtaaaattttaagtaaattaatttataatttgaagatacaaataaattaaaatatggaCCTTATACTCAGTATAGCGTTTAACGTTTCAACGCTCATGCTATTTcgaattttcgtttttattaaattgacttGGCTGAACACCCGCTCGACGTCGGCATTCGACCAAGGCAGGGACTGCATTTGCAGAGCAACTGAAGCCAATTCCTGAAAACGGCAGTTTCCGCCAGAATCCCGATATTTAAGAACTTCAGCCCAGAACTTAACAGTATCATCGACATTTTCCCACTCTACCAGGGTTATGTCGTTGTACAGTCGTTCAATTTTATCTATATTAGGAGTACGAAAATACTCAAGGATTGGAGAGATTTgtttcttttgaatttttaaaatattttcaacagaGAATGCATCAATCTGTTTTAATATGTTAAAATTGTCCGGAAGcctgaaattaaataaaaaattatatactacaaaatataaataaaaataaagataatattTACCTTTGCTTCAACTGTTTGGCTAGCTCTACTACAAAACCGGAACAGCACTCTCTTATTTCCATTTCTTCGACGGATTCTATATTCATTGATTTGACTTCTTTTCAAAATCGTAGCCGAGGCCTAAATCGCTTTTGACGTGCTTTTCGAAGTCATCGTCGTTAATAATGTCAACATCAATATCAGGAGGAATTATTTTCTGTCGCAATGCTCTGATAGAGAGTATAAGATCACTTAAAAGCATCGTCGCATTAGCCGAATTACTTTGGAAGCACAAGTTAATTTTTGCATGTCCTGCAATATAGGCTTTAAAAATACCAAGtacaaatagttttttttgtcGCAGAAAGATTCGTACAGGATTTTTGcggttttgcatttttcactCATAGCAGCAATTCCAAAGTGAGTTTTCAGTTCATGCCATTGGTCTAAAATTCGAGTTACTGCCATTTCAATGGATAACCATCTAGTATCACAAACCCTTGGAATTTTAAGGGGgcctttaattaaaaatatgctaattaattttgaatatttacatatttttgggACAATCACTTCTACAAGTATCAAACACTTACTATAGGTAAACAATCACGTGGAATTAGTAGAAACTAGACTTTTTTAACGatttagaaatattaatacataaaaagatagatatacacatataaaaCAGACATTCATTTCTACTAAAAATACCTTTTCGTTATTGATAGactcatatatttttttatatagcGACTGGCGAATTGAACTTTTTGAAAACCAATTATGAGtttcataaatcaaaaattccAAATCATCCGGAAAGAAGTGCTTACAGGCGTAGTTTACTGCCAGTTGCACCGAATGACAAACACATTTGATTAAGATAAGAGATGGGGCCTCCTTCTTTAGTTCTGTGTAAACGCTGTTCTTGCTTCCAATCATCACACTTGCGTTATCTGTTCCGATGccaattaaattctttatatCAAGACTTAAACGCTTTAACTCCTGTTTGAGACCGTTTGCGATGGACAATGCGTCCCCAGCTTCTAGCTTTACTAAGCTTAAAAATGTTGACTCTACTGTTGCTTTTTTTACAGAAAAGTACTTAATGACCACAcctaaacattaaattttaataatattaacatgTATTAACacaaaccaaataaaaacgattataaataatatacatatatacacataactttatatttgaatattattaactCACCAAGTAACTTTGTGACACTAATGTCTGTGGATTCGTCCAAAAGTAAACTAAACTTGGAGCCACCAATGTCCTTGCGAAGCTCTTCATTGAAGTGGGGAGccaatgcatttttaattatgtatgtgcatTTTGTGCGGTGCATCTTTATTTTTGTCGCGGTGCTACTGTCATCAAACTTTTTTTGGCAAAGGTCACTTAAATGATTGACAGGGGTTATTGCGCTATGCTGAGCAACAAATAGGCACAGCGCTACCTCCTGCTCAATTGTTTTTGAAGGCGTTTtagcaaaatttattttatttttttgcacaaAGCCCTCCATAGCACtggtgtgtttttttgttgcagcaTGTGCACGCAAGTCACTTAATTTTGCAGTTATGCTGCACTTGCAATAGCTGAAAAACACCCGCGTGACGTCTGTAGGATCCTTCCTCATCCACTCCTTGAATTCGGTACTCTGCAGCCAGACATCTctcactttttgtttatatgaTTCCTTTGGCATCGTTAACTTGATATGCCGCAACCGAATTTCACAATATTAGTGATGCAAGAAGCTTAAAATTAGGGGTGAACTTTAAACTCAATTTTAACATctctaaaatttgaataaaagtaaactaaaaaaaaaagctgcgTAAATTTGCTCAAAAAGCCAGAATTCCCGCTGCCcgctgttttcatatttttcccgCAATCACGCTTCAAAAAAACCCAGATCTGACGGGAAAAAAGCGGAAATGACACCACTGCTCTCGGAACTGCTCCACCAACCAACCCTTCTTCCAGTTGACGCCGGCGGACTCTGGGCGCACATATCCCACTCCATGCGAGCTGCCGCTGAAACAGCCATTGGGTTCAAGCGCCCACCCACACGGAACCAATGGTATGACGAGGAGTGTCGCGTCGCAGCTGCGGCAAAAAACGCCGCCTACAGAAGAACGCTGCAGTCTGGCGCAACGCGAGCTACGTGTGAACGTTACAGGGAGAAAAGGAAGGAAGAGAGGCGGCTTTTTAGACGGAAAAAACGGGAGAAAGAAAAGCGAGAGTGCGAGGAACTCGAGGTGTTGCAGGACAGAAATGATGCTCGAAAATTTTACCAACAAGTCAACCGTCTGACACAAGGTTTCAAGACCGGAGCATCTAACTGTCGAGATGAAAACGGGAATCTGGTTACAGATACGCAGTGCACGCTGAGGTTATGGAGGGCGCATTTCTCCAAGCTGCTAGCAGGCGATGACGTCACCAATCCCGCCATTGGAGGAAGCAACCCGATACCACCAATCGACGACAATGTGGATATACCACTACCTAGCCATGACGAGGTCCGAGTTGCTATTATGCGActcaaaacaacaaagcagcCGGTGCTGATGGACTGCCTGCAGAGTTGTTTAAAGCCGGCGACGAAGAGCTGATAAGGTGCATGCATCAGCTCTTCTGCAAAATATGGCTAGAAGAAAGCATGTCCAACGATTGGAATCTCAGCGTCCTTTGTCCTGTGCTGAAGAAAGGCGACCCAACGATATGCGCCAACTACCGGGGAATCAGCCTGATTGCCATCTCATATAAGGTCCTATCGAGCGTAATATGTGAACGACTGAAGCCGTATACCAGCACACTGATCAGACCTTATCAGTGCGGTTTCAGACCTGGTAAATCCACCATAGACCAGATCTTCACATTGCGCTAAATCCTTGAGAAAACCCACGAAAATGGAATTGACACACCATCTCTTTGTCGATTACAAAGCTGCATTCGATAGCCCGACAAGGGAACGCCTATATGCCACCATGTCTGAGTTGGTATTCCTGCAAAGCTGATACGTCTTTGCAGGATGACATTGAGCAGCACCATCAGCTCTGTCAAGGTAGGAACGAACCTCTCCGAACCTTTCAATACCGTTCGAGGTTTCAGACAAGGCGACCCCCTGTCGTGCAACCTCTTCAACTTTGTGATGGAAGGGGTCTTGCGGAAGGCCGGTGTGCATCGTGCTGGcactatattttataaaagtatCCAGCTCCTTGCTTACGCGGATGATATTGACATCATTGGCCGCAGCAAGCGTGATGTCACTGCTGCATTTTCCGCTATCGAAAAAGAGTCAGCAAAAGTGGGTTTGGCGGTAAACGAGGGCAAGACGAAGTATATGCTGTCGACAAGCAGGAGGCGCGGCGACTAGACTCCCAGGTGGTAGCAGACAACTATATGTTCGAAGTGGTCAAGGAGTTCACATACCTTGGCACCGCCATCAACACCAAAAATGACGTCAGCCTGGAGATCAAGCGAAGAATCACACTTGCCAATAGGTGCTACTTTGGTCTGAGTAGGCAAATGTGCAATAGAGACCTCTCTCGCCGAACAAAATTAGCACTCTACAAGACACTCATCCTACCCGTGCTCTTATATGGCGCAGAAGCATGGGTAGTGTCAATGACAGATGCAGCAGCGCTTGGAGTGTTCGAGAGGAAAATTCTTCGCAAGATCTTCGGTCCCGTTCGGATTGGGGACGACTTTCGCATTCGGATGAACCACGAGCTGTACGAGTTGTACGACGACGTGGACGTGGTCCGGCGCATCACGATACAACGTCTGCGCTGGCTCGGACACGTTGTGCGTATGGATGAAGAATCTCCAGCTCAGAAGGTATTCGAAGCGAGAGTCGACTACGGGCGACGACGAAGGGGACGACCAAATCTTCGTTGGAAGGACCAAGTAGAGCAGGACCTTAATCTGCTGGGAATTTCCAATTGGAGGAGGCTTCGCAAAGAGCAGAGGCGCCTGGAGGGAGACGCTGAGGTCGGCCAAAACCCGAAATGGGTTGTAGTGCcacctaataataatatgcacATGCTTTCCGTCAATAGCTCCTATGCAATTTATGAATTTCCATTGTTTCTCGAAATCATCAGCCGTTTCTTTCTATTCTTCTTAATTTCCTGGtatctaaaataataatatataatagggtagaagagtattataactttgtgccgacagaaaatgtaacaggtagaaggaggcatctccgaccctataaagtatatatattcttgatcagcgtcaacagccgagacgatatagctatgtccgtctgggtgtctgtgtgtctgtccgtatgaacacctagatcccagagactataagatagagctataatttttgttcgaaagcatttgttatgtttgcacgcagatcaagtttgtttcaaatttttgccacgcccacttccgcccccgcaaatcgaaaaaatcgaataacaagcgcaattttaaagctagagccttcgaattttggtatatacaataattactatagtagttatgattcctgaaaatttggttgcgatcagattatTATCGAAGTTatcaaagaaatacttttgtatgggcaaaatcgcccacttactaggggtcttagttgctttggctggtatattgtgctatatatggtatattttgaatgcggtacattattaatataccaaatataccatttggcatatttttagtgtttttgcagtaaaaataccataaaatatatttcttttattcgaaatggatagcgggtatctcacagtcgagtacactcgactgtagctttcttacttgttttatttacagCGCACTCTGGGCCGGATTGCCGATTTGGTGGCATTAAATCGAATATTGCATTTATCGAGCTGAAACTTGGCATACTTCAATAACAGACCActctaaatatttaagtacACTTCCAAGTAAGTTTCACCACGCCTACTCTAACTGCCCATATAGACATCAtgacgtatacgtgatattttattttaatttgttttttactttttcatcAGAGCATGCAAATAACTGTCGACCGTTTCTCGTTGTTCGCAAATACATATGTGTCTCTCCTCACTCTTTACGAAAAGACTCAGAGAGCAACCGTTTCGTGAATTCTCGAATGAGCTCGCTCGCGCTAAGAGCGAAAccatttttttctattctgTTTTGTTTCGGTTGTTCCAAGACCGTTTTGTCGTGTTCAGTGAAGAAAAAAGTCTTTTGCGTATGTATTGGTATACATTCACACGTATAGGCAAGCAAATCGTTAAACGTTTAATTGCGATCGTGAATTGAGTGTGTGAAGTTGCgaaataattgttgtaaaatgAGAAGAGATATGAATAAAAATGTGcacaaattctttaaattaaatttggacAAGAACAAATCAATTTGTAATGTTTGCGGTATTAAATTGTCCGGTAATCATTCCACAAATTTAATTCTGGATATACAAAGTTAACACAATGCGAAGAAAAACGAAGAATATCATATCAAACGAGTGAAAAAGCAATTGTTTCTTCTTTGATCAAAATTGTAACCAGAGGCGGAAAACCATTCAAATTTCTATACAGTTCAATGAAATAATGGAtctaatgtatgtataatGCACTTGGAATGAACCCTGTAACGTCGAGAAATATTATGAATTTTGTGTCAGTCAAAGAGCAGTTTGTCAAGGAAAATATAAGGGCACTTGCGAAGGGAAAGCTGGAAAGCAAATGATCCACGCAAGCCTGGCTAAAACCGAGATTGTTGTGAAGACCTTGGGCATGATTGAGCTCGGGGAATCTCACACTGGAATATATATGAAGAATAAAATTCTAGAAATCTTAGATGATTATGGCATATCACTTGATCAGATCTACAGGTAAAGATTGAATTATATtcaattcttaaaatatgtgatattttttttttaaatttcatattcatgTACACAGCACTACGTCTGATAATGGGCGAAACATGATAAAAGCCGTCCAGGTATTAAATGATGCGAAGATGAAGAAGACATAGAAAGAGAGAATCTTCTGAATGAACTGGATTCTATTGAACTGGCTAATATACACCTAGTGAGATGTGCAGCACACACTCTGCAACTGTGCGTATTTgatgtaaataaaacaaaggaGATCGCCGATAAAATAAGTGCCTGTCGCACATTATGCAAATCGCTGCGCACACAAACATATAGGTAATATATAagttatacatatgtatataaaaattaatttttgtatataacgTATTTATTTCAACGTATTTAATGCTAAAGAAATGATTGGACTTAAAGGATTTCCTGGCAACGCAGTCTAATATTTGTGTAGAGGCCGATCGGGATTGGATCGAGACGTACATTGACGCTTTCATTGACACATACCAGGCAACTTTAAAGCTACAAGAATGGATGgaacttaaattgaaatgcgaGAATAgctacaatttaatttaaaaaaaactattggCACagataaaaacaagtaagaaagttacagtcgagtgtgctcgactgtgagatacccgctacccattttttaataaaggcaaaatattgcggtatcatttttaaaatataccgaaaatactaacaaaaatactaaaaatataccaaatggtatatttggtatatatagtatatggtatattggtatgatatagtaccgcattcaaaatataccatagacggcacaatgtaccagattgtcggccaaagcaactcagacccctagtaagtaggcgtttttgctcatacaaaagtatttaataacttccacaatttaaattaaattaaattaaattaaaattacgcttgttattcgatttttttgatttgcgggggcggaagtgggcgtggcaaaaatttgaaacaaacttgatctgcgtgcaaacataacaaatgctgtcgaaaaaaaattatagctctatctcttatagtctctgagatccagtgtttcatacggacggacggacagacacacagacggacagacggacatggctatatcgtctcggctgttgacgctgatcaagaatatatatactttatagggtcggagatgcctccttctacctgttacatacatttcctgccggcacaaagttataatacccttctaccctatgggtagcgggtataataagaGAGACAAAATTGTTAGAAAATGATGCATTGTTGGCAGCGATTTACATGGATCCTCGGGTAAATTATATGTTGTCGAACTATCAAAAATCGTTAGCAAAGGCTAATTTGAAAAAACAGCTTTTCGTTTATATGAATTGAGAGAAGTAAGCTGTATGTCGTAGAATGTTTGAAATTTGGGTCCTGTTATGTTTATGTTGTAGTTTTGagaaactaattaaaattgtctTCGTCAAAAACTAATACTTGTACTAAACTAAAATccaaaaaacatttcataCTTATTGTCGCTTTATTATTTAAGGCACAAACACGAAACGTTCCAGCGCTCGAGACTCCTGTGCAAGAAGAGATGCTAGCTTCCCCTGTCTTGTCAGTTCTTTCAACCGCATACTCATCTGAAGAAAAGTCGCTGTTCTCGGCATTTTTGGACGATTTGTAGACAGTTtcagaaagcaaaaaagatCCTGTTTCTACAAAACTTGCCAAAATTTATGCTGACATCGAAAACTTCGACGTAACATTTGGTCGCTTgccattaaattcaaatacattggaatttttttaatgattttcaatttaagaTTCTGCATATAAGTGCACTAGCGCAGGTTGCGCTGGCTACACCTGCAACGCAAGTGTCCGTCGAACGGGCATTCTCAGCCCTACACTTTATATTAAGTGAGCGAAGAAGTTCGATTAGTGCAGAAAATCTAAACTCCTTACTAGTTGTAGAGCTTAACACAT is a window from the Drosophila nasuta strain 15112-1781.00 unplaced genomic scaffold, ASM2355853v1 ctg28_pilon, whole genome shotgun sequence genome containing:
- the LOC132797863 gene encoding craniofacial development protein 2-like — encoded protein: MKKDYDLRICTWNVRTLNWEGASIQLADALEKLKADITAIQEMRWTGQGCSKRANCDIYYSCHAERREFGCGFVVSRRLRHHVSNFTPVSERLATIRVKARFFNLSIICAHAPTEEKDDAVKDAFYARLEDTYDRCPNHDVKIILGDFNAKIGRERIFDRTVGQFSLHETTSNNGFRLIDFATARNMVVSSTRFRHLDIHKATWLSPDQKTRNQIDHVVIDGRHASSVMDVRTFRGVNIDSDHYLVAAKIRMRLCRAKNVRPITQRKLDVTRLRSQRTATAYSTHLSDSGVIFF
- the LOC132797864 gene encoding uncharacterized protein LOC132797864, with translation MNIESVEEMEIRECCSGFVVELAKQLKQRLPDNFNILKQIDAFSVENILKIQKKQISPILEYFRTPNIDKIERLYNDITLVEWENVDDTVKFWAEVLKYRDSGGNCRFQELASVALQMQSLPWSNADVERVFSQVNLIKTKIRNSMSVETLNAILSIRYGLRRHNMCCFNYNVPPSCLSTIEDKKFYPTDDDDNIDDILNII